The sequence below is a genomic window from Lolium perenne isolate Kyuss_39 chromosome 7, Kyuss_2.0, whole genome shotgun sequence.
tggaccggggttcccagctatctacactagtggtaactctcaaataacaagtaacaagtgttgggtgaacaaattacagttgggcaattgataggattgaaatagcattaagacagaacatcaagtctattaattatgtaggcatgttttccatatatagtcatacgtgctcacaatgagaaacttgcataacatcttttgtcctaccagccggtggcagccgggcctctagggaatctactggcaattaaggtactcattttaatagagcaccggagcaaagcattaacacttggtgaaaacatgtgatcctcatatctaagccttcccctccagttatcccagttgctgtcactccggggcctcgggttccggacatagacatgtgcaaacaacttgtagatacaatctaagcaataattatagagctcaaatctaagatcatgccactcgtgcactagtgacaagcattaaacacaacaagattgtagcaacaataacttcacaaacttatatagatagactaatcataatgtaacaatccatcggatcccaacaaacacaacaccgattacatcagatgaatctcaatcatgtaaggcagctcatgagatcattgtattgaagtacatgggagagagagtaccaactagctacagctagaacccgtagtccatgggggaactactcacagagcatgatggaggctgtggcgtcgatggagatgacttccgggggcacttccccgtcccggcggcgtgccggaacagcgattctgtcccccgaaacggagtttcgcgatggcggcggcgcccctggagtctttctggagtttcgtcaattggtatcgggtttttaagtcgcgagggactttataggcgaagaggcggagtcggaggagccacggggccccctccccataggctggtgcggccagggggccacccgcgccgccatatggtgtgggccccctgctgcccgcctccgactctccttcggtgttctggaaccttccggggaaaataagatatttggtctttgtttcgtcgaattccgagaatattgcccgaacagcctttctggaaccaaaaacaacagaaaacaggaactggcacttcggcatcttgttaataggttagttccagaaaatgcatgaaatcattataaagtgtgagcaaaacatgtaggtattgtcataaaactagcatggaacatcagaaattatagaacgttggagacgtatcacccccgcaaaatctgcatctaaataccctcttatttctagggaatcagctgtatgttagcatgtagttttttgtgcctttcacataacgcaatgtcttctttaccattttccagtgttcaaaacctagattttcttgatatctaccgagtactccggtgataaatgctaagtcagggcgaatgcacacttgtgcatactgtaggcttccaatagccgaagcatatggaaccgctttcatttgatcgagctcgtattgattttgaggactttgatgtttcccaaaactgtcgcccttgactatagtggcaggtgtggcactgcacttatgcatattatacttacttagaatcttttctaaataagccttttgcgatagtcctaatactccactgtttctatctcggtgaatttctatgcccaaaacatatgacgcttcaccaagatctttcatatcaaaatttgaggacaagaacttatttgtctcttgcagtagactaacatcactgctggcaagcagaatatcatccacatacaagattaggaaaatatattttccacttttaaactttgcataaacgcaattgtcctcaatattttctttaaatccaaatctcttgattgtttcattaaactttagataccactgtctggaggcttgctttaatccataaatggatttctttaggcggcatcccatttcttccttgccttccatgataaaacccttgggttgtttcatgtagacattttcttctaaatccccgtttagaaatgtcgtctttacatccatttgatgcaactctaaatcaaaatgtgcaactagtgccatgatGATTCTGAAGGAATCCTTACACGAGACCGGAGAAAAAGTCTCATTGTAATCTATCCTTTCTCTTTGTGTAAATCTTTTTGCCACAAGTCGTGCTTTATAATTTTCAACATTCCCATTGGAGTCATATTTGATTTTGtagacccatttgcagcccacagttTTGGCTCCTTTAGGAATATTCTCTAAGTTCCAAACATTGTTGGTACTCATCGATCTCATTtcgtcttccatggcctccacccaCTTTGATGAATCTGGGCTTCTCATGACTTCTTCATATGAAGTGGGATCACCTTCCATATGAACTATTTATGTGTTGTAAACTTGGTAATCAGTCGAAATGGCTGATTTTCTAGCTCTTGTAGACCTTCTAGGGGCCACATTCTCTTGAGCATTCTGTTCCTCAACTTGTGGCTCGGCTCCTGGGGGTGGCTAttgttgctccctttcatgctcaacaaatggttcattcggctcctgacGGACATGTTCCGAATTTTCACTCATCGTTGTCATGGGTGGAGTCACAACAGGCTCTTACACCACAATCGCAGGGATCGTCGGTACAGGTGCACATGgtagcgcaaaaaatggctcctgagtcatcggattaggtgcatgcaccctcttctcctcaagatcaattttccgagccaccatgctccccctcatcatttcGTCTTCTAAGAAGACAACATGTCTCGTTTCCACAAACTTTGTGAATTTCTCTGGACAgtagaaacgataaccttttgacttttcaggatagcctataaaatggcagctgactgttttggtatctaactttgcgatatttggattgaatactttggcctcagcagggctcccccacactttcaggtggtttagagaaggcactctccctgtccatagctcatacggcgttttgggcaccgatttgcttggaactctgtttagaatgtgaatagcggtttttaacgcctcaatccacaatcccaatggtagggtggaataactcatcatactgcgcaccatatccataagggtacggttccgcctttcagctaccccattctgctgaggttcacccggcatcgagtactgggcgactattccagtctcttgtaggaaccttgcaaaaggtccaggGACTTGGCCATATGGAGTATGTCGACCGTAGTACTCCCTTCCATGATCAGACCTgactatctttattcttttatcatgctgattttcaacttcggctttgaatattttgaatttatccaacgcttccgttctttcttttattggataaatataaccatatcgggagtaatcatccgtgaatgttatgaatgaatcatagccatccacacttttcaccggaaatggtccacatatattggtgtgaattatttctagtgttgttgtgcttcgatttgcaccctttttaatttgctttacaaattttcctttaatgcaatcgatgcacTGTTCTATGTCTGAGAATTATAATGGAGGAAGAATATCATTTTTAACGAGTCTTTCTATTCTCCCCCTTGAAATATGGCCTAGGCGATAGTGCCATAATTTCGATGATTCAtcagttctttttcttttctttccttctGTTTCCGACGAGGGTATTTGTTCATTCACTTTACACACATACAATACTTTTTCACGCAAGGACAATAAATAAAGCTCATCATGGAGTATAGCAACCCCAACATAAGAATTATTACACCATATGGCACATTTTCCATGTCCAAAATAACATTGATAACTGTCTTTATCTAAGCGCGATACACTTATTAAATTTCTATGTATGGAAGGAACAAATAAGACATCTCTAAGCAGAATAGTCAAGCCATCAGCTAGCTCCAAGAGGACATCGCCAACAGCTTCAACTTCTGCTTGAATTCCATTCGCGACTTCAACGCATCCTTCACCTCTTTTCGTAGTCCTCATCGAATGGAATCCCTGTAAAGAATTTGCAACATGAACAGTTGCACCTGAGTCATTAATTCTTTCAGAAAAGCAGGGCAGTCTTTCTTGTAGTGCCCAGTCTTCTGACAGTGAAGACACTGATCTTTGTTCACTGGCAATGGCCTGTGCTGGAACTTCTGATGCTGCATTGGGGCTTTACCATATTGCTTTGAAGGAGAACCATTGTTGTTTGGTGTGAAGGGCCTTTTCTTATTGTCCTTCACATAATTGATGGTACCTCCATTCTGTGCCTTGGGTCTGTCCTCCTCTTGCACACACATGGCAATGGTCTTTTCAATGTCCCATTTGTCAGGGTTCATGTTGTAATTGACAACAAAGTTATCAAACTGTTGTGGCAATGAGGCCATCACCAAGTGAACCAGAAGTGCAGGCTTCAGCTCTAGGTCAGCATCCATGGGCTTCAACTTTGCAGCTAGGTTGCTCATCCTGAGGATGTGCTCCCTGATGTCATGTGCACCTCCACTGTACTTTTCTGTCACCAGCTGCTTCAACAGCTGGGTTGCATATGTCTTTGAAGGACCAGTGAACTGGCTCTTTATCTTTTCTAAGTACTCCTTAGCAGAAGCACACTCTGTAATTGAGCCCACGATGGCGTTCTCAATTGTATTCTTTATAAATGCCATGCACTTTTTGTTGGCATTCTGCCACTTTCTGTTCTCTAAGGTGTAGGACATCTCCACTGGAGCATGATCCCTTTTCTTTTTAGCCCATGAATCATCAGTATCCGTGTCATCTCTGACAGGGTCAGCAGGCTTGATGGGCTGCGGTGTGTCAACCACCCAGTCCACCTCAGCACAGACAAAGGTGAATTCCACCTTCTTCCTCCATTCTGTGTAGTTATCCCCTATAAGGGTgggaacatccttgatgcagcTCATCAAGTAGAACCCTCCTGAAAACCACAAAGAAGTGAGAACAGTACAATTGCAAATTATAATCCAACGTTGGTCAGAATTAAGAAATGCAACTGTTAATGCAAATAAAACTATATAACCGTTGGGCAGAAATAGAGATAAATGCACATATCATTGCGACAAAAACATGGTCATGTCATTAATAACGTTGGTCAGAAAATAACAGAACCATAATTGTCACAATAACCACTTATCATTTAACTTTGAATTTTAACTATCATTTTGCATTTAAAAAATGCTTCTTTTACTATTTGCAGCGGAAACTGTGACTTTAAACTTTAAACTTTGAACTTTTCAGAGACGTTTCCTTTACTTTTTAATTTCTGAACAAATATTTCGTTGGTCCTATTTATTCAGAAAAAACTAGACAAAATTTTGGCCAAAAAATGACCCAAAACTGCCTAACAAAAAACCTCTGTAATTAATAAAACAGTACAAAACTGTAAAAACTGTGTTACTGTTGCGGCCCACGCGGCCTGCTCGCACCGAGCGGCACGCAGCAGACGCGGCGCCCACGCGGCCGAGCGGCATACAGTGACGCGGCGCCCACGCGGCCTCGCTCGACGCGGCCCGCCATCGCCGCTCAGCCACGGTGCCGACGCGGCCCGCCATCGCTGCCCGACCACGGTGCCGACGCGGCCACGCGGCCTCCACGCGGCCCAGCCCGCGGAGACCACGCGCCGCACGCTGCCGGCCATCGGATGAGATCCGACGGTCGGCCTTCTCTTTCGCGCCGGCATAAAACGGTGGCCAACggccaaccctaaccctagactcaTTTTCTCCCCCAACCCCCTCTTTGTGTGTGcctccgacggcggcggcggcggagaggatCCTCCTCTCGCTCGCACGCGCGGCTCCGGCGGCTTGCCGGCGATGGCGGAGCGCACCCGCGAGCCACCGCAGCAGCCTCCCGCGCGCTCGTCCAAGACGAGGCCGTGAGGTGGCGGCGGCTAGGCGACGGCGCTGCCCGGCCCCTTTCCATTTTCTTTCCTCATCCAGCCACCAAAATCCGAGGATCGACGGCGACGAGGGAGAAGACCAGTGGCGCCCCCTAGCCCTGTTGCCGGTGTGCGCGAGCACCCCGAGGGTGAACGCGTCACCGTCAACTGGCTCAGCGGCGGTGCCCTTTTTCTTTGCCGGCGACCGAGCCGCAGCACGGTAAGCATGGTAGGTTTTCTTTCACTTTTCTTTGCTTTTcttgggtagggttagggttctaGTTCATCCTATACATCCGAAAACTGAAGCAATAACCAAAATAACAATCCTAGCAAAACTAGGGTTTCGGGAATGAACTAGAGTTTAACTTTTGCTTTCTTTTCTACCCATAAAACACGAGATCTACACACTagccatggctctgataccaatgttaACTTTACTAGATCGACTAGAGTAGCATCCGTGTTGGTAGACACTATATCTATATGTATACTGCAAGATCAGAGAGAGATCGAGAAGGAGTGGGAGACAAACCTTCTCccttcgaggaggagctcgagccGTTGTCTATGGCGACGGTGCGAGTGGCGTGAGCGTGCGGTGGCGGCGATGGTGGAGCTTCCCGTGAGCACTGCGCTAACCCTAGATCGGTAGGGGATGTCGGTGGGGTGACTGGCGGCGCGGACGAACCTCTTACTGCGAGCCCCGGTCCCCACCTCTTTATATCGTGCAGGTCACAGGGGTCCACCAACCAGAGATAGGGTTGGATGCCCCCGATCAGGACGCGGACGAGATCAAGGGTGTTATCGATCCGTTGGGATCGATCCCGTGGAGATCATCCTAACAGTTGCCGCCATGTTGACCTACGAAAGAGGCTTTCATTTCTCTGACGGCTTCAGCTGCGTGGCATGGCTGCAGCGGGACACGTACACGAAGTCAGGAACGCGGTTAGCACAACCGTTGTGCAGCCCGAAAGCGATAGGGCTTGCCATAGGCAGACATCGGCCATTGCGCGCTCCTAGCGCCCTTGCAGAGTTCAGTGCGCGGAGGTGCAGTGCATTCAGCACCGGCCCTCCCCAGTCCCCACTGCTCCACTACTTCCACGGACCACGCGTCTGATCCTCCTCGTCCCTGCCGCCTGCCGGTACGGTGCAAAACGCCCATATCATTTCAGCCTTTTTCTGACCTCCGCCACGTACCACCCACGGTGGTGGCGTCGCTCTTCTCGCATGCAGCTGGGATTCTTTTGATGCGTTTGCCTTTGGCCCAAAGGGATACCTGCGTGCGCACGCACGCTTGCATGCATGATTTTTTACATTTTACTTAGTTTAGTAGAAAAGAGACGGGTTGCAAAAGTGGCAAGGGAACGGGTCAATCGCTCTTCCTCCACATCGTTTGTCTCAAAAACAAAATGCCCTTGTATTTAAGAACGTAGGAAGTATCACCATGGGAATGTTGGAGTAAGGTGCGTATCATTCCGATCTAAATGATGTTAAAGCATCTCCAGTCACGTCATATATATAATGGCCGCTAACAGCGTCGGATCGGGTGCATAGGAGGCATCGGTGGCGGTTGGTGTGTATCGGGGGCACCTATTCCGAGCCATGCCCCAGTAGATTTTTTACCTAATATTTTTCCATATGCAACCATCTTTAAACAGTTTGGTAAAGTTTCAACACATAATTAAATTTAAATTATTTTTACAATAATCAAAATTAAGTTTCCTTGACAATGCATGCAAGAAGCATCTCAAGAAATCATCGCCTTTAGTTTTCTGCCATGATACGAGTTGTTTCTGCTTCATTGGGACCTCTGAGATAGTGTGGTTCAAACTCTCCACCATAGCCTTGCAAAACTTGTACGTGTTGGGAAGTCGCAAAATAGTCATCATATAGCATGGCATGAACCTCCATCATCTGTCTTAGCTTGGTATTCCTTTGTCCCAAATTCAATCCTTCATGATTGGGAGCGTCATTCTTCAATTCATCCGCTTGTAGTTGTAGAAGACAAGCGAGGATTGTCAAGTGCTCGTCTTCATCAGCGGTGACATTGGCTTCCTCTTCCATGAAATGAAGGACCATCATCTATTCATCGCTATCCACATCTATGAATAAAATAACGGAGCAATCAATCAACCGAATGGCCGCGAGAGCAATAAAATCTGGAAATGAATCCTACTGAGGAAAACGGTCAAACACCTTGCGTGCGAACCAGGAGTGGGAGGTCGAAATGAGTCGCGAGGGGAAGACAAGGCGGTTGGCGTCGATAGGGGATTGGTGTAGACGCCGCCAAACTATCAGCATCAAAAGGGGGCATGGTGGCGATGTCGATTTGGTGGGGGAGGGAGAGACCTCGAGCCAGGGAGAGATAAGGTAGTGGGAAAGGGGATTTGCTAGGTCGCTTCTAGTGGTACCCGCATGTCGGTATCCTACGTGACTTGTGTCCGGCGCTCCCAGATGCCCCCTATGGGTCTGCGTT
It includes:
- the LOC139833582 gene encoding uncharacterized protein, whose amino-acid sequence is MAGRVGTVAERRWRAASSEAAWAPRHCMPLGRVGAASAACRSVRAGRVGRNRGFYLMSCIKDVPTLIGDNYTEWRKKVEFTFVCAEVDWVVDTPQPIKPADPVRDDTDTDDSWAKKKRDHAPVEMSYTLENRKWQNANKKCMAFIKNTIENAIVGSITECASAKEYLEKIKSQFTGPSKTYATQLLKQLVTEKYSGGAHDIREHILRMSNLAAKLKPMDADLELKPALLVHLVMASLPQQFDNFVVNYNMNPDKWDIEKTIAMCVQEEDRPKAQNGGTINYVKDNKKRPFTPNNNGSPSKQYGKAPMQHQKFQHRPLPVNKDQCLHCQKTGHYKKDCPAFLKELMTQVQLFMLQILYRDSIR